The following are encoded in a window of Oncorhynchus keta strain PuntledgeMale-10-30-2019 unplaced genomic scaffold, Oket_V2 Un_contig_6782_pilon_pilon, whole genome shotgun sequence genomic DNA:
- the zgc:136493 gene encoding putative 2-hydroxyacid dehydrogenase SE_1879 isoform X1, which yields MFHLIQRLKTPQLSFGGTRTISQLINMEKPCILATTFGAPGGIYKCFAPVVEKHFTIIPYETFLLDQKNLSEQVKAVFVWGVALKVDRGLMQSLPNLKVVVNGGVGVNHLDIPMINSFGVKVCNTPHVVDNATADIGMGLMLASARKIVEGHHYTLTHNNEDLPESSMGMDVSGATLGIIGMGRIGYKVARRAQAFDMKILYHNRNRRWKEEERAVGAMYCANMEDLLQKSDFVMVVVNLSPATQKLIGAKELAMMKPTSTLINISRGLVVDQDALVEALQKKVIRAAALDVTYPEPLPIGHPLAALPNVIILPHIGTNSVETTQIMVEKMVTNALAVLGGNHPPDEVKV from the exons ATGTTCCATTTGATACAAAGATTGAAGACTCCACAGCTGTCATTTGGAGGAACGCGCACAATATCCCAACTG ATCAACATGGAGAAGCCCTGCATACTGGCCACTACCTTCGGAGCACCTGGAGGCATCTACAAATGCTTTGCACCTGTTGTCGAGAAACACTTCACCATTATCCCATACGAGACATTCCTGCTAGATCAGAAGAATCTGTCAGAACAGGTCAAAGCAGTGTTTGTATGGGGCGTTGCCCTGAAAGTTGACAGAGGTCTGATGCAGTCTCTGCCTAACCTCAAGGTGGTGGTTAACGGAGGGGTGGGAGTGAACCATCTGGACATACCCATGATCAACAGCTTTGGGGTGAAGGTGTGCAACACCCCTCATGTTGTTGACAACGCCACTGCCGACATCGGGATGGGTTTGATGCTGGCGTCTGCAAGGAAGATCGTCgaag GTCACCATTACACCCTAACCCACAACAATGAGGACTTGCCAGAGAGCTCCATGGGTATGGACGTCAGTGGGGCCACCCTAGGCATCATCGGTATGGGGAGGATAGGATACAAGGTGGCCAGGAGGGCCCAGGCGTTTGATATGAAGATCCTCTATCATAACAGGAACCGCAGGTG gaaagaggaagagagagcagtgGGAGCGATGTACTGTGCCAACATGGAGGATCTGCTCCAGAAGTCAGActttgtgatggtggtggtgaacCTGTCACCTGCCACCCAGAAACTGATCGGTGCCAAGGAACTAGCCATGATGAAACCTACCAGCACTCTCATCAACATCAGTAGAG GCCTCGTTGTAGACCAAGATGCGTTGGTGGAAGCACTCCAGAAGAAAGTGATCCGAGCCGCTGCACTGGATGTGACTTATCCTGAACCCCTAccaat AGGCCACCCCCTTGCTGCTCTTCCAAACGTCATCATCCTGCCCCACATAGGGACCAACTCCGTTGAGACGACGCAGATAATGGTGGAGAAGATGGTGACCAATGCCCTGGCAGTACTAGGAGGGAACCATCCTCCTGATGAGGTCAAGGTGTAG
- the zgc:136493 gene encoding putative 2-hydroxyacid dehydrogenase SE_1879 isoform X2: MFHLIQRLKTPQLSFGGTRTISQLINMEKPCILATTFGAPGGIYKCFAPVVEKHFTIIPYETFLLDQKNLSEQVKAVFVWGVALKVDRGLMQSLPNLKVVVNGGVGVNHLDIPMINSFGVKVCNTPHVVDNATADIGMGLMLASARKIVEGHHYTLTHNNEDLPESSMGMDVSGATLGIIGMGRIGYKVARRAQAFDMKILYHNRNRRKEEERAVGAMYCANMEDLLQKSDFVMVVVNLSPATQKLIGAKELAMMKPTSTLINISRGLVVDQDALVEALQKKVIRAAALDVTYPEPLPIGHPLAALPNVIILPHIGTNSVETTQIMVEKMVTNALAVLGGNHPPDEVKV, translated from the exons ATGTTCCATTTGATACAAAGATTGAAGACTCCACAGCTGTCATTTGGAGGAACGCGCACAATATCCCAACTG ATCAACATGGAGAAGCCCTGCATACTGGCCACTACCTTCGGAGCACCTGGAGGCATCTACAAATGCTTTGCACCTGTTGTCGAGAAACACTTCACCATTATCCCATACGAGACATTCCTGCTAGATCAGAAGAATCTGTCAGAACAGGTCAAAGCAGTGTTTGTATGGGGCGTTGCCCTGAAAGTTGACAGAGGTCTGATGCAGTCTCTGCCTAACCTCAAGGTGGTGGTTAACGGAGGGGTGGGAGTGAACCATCTGGACATACCCATGATCAACAGCTTTGGGGTGAAGGTGTGCAACACCCCTCATGTTGTTGACAACGCCACTGCCGACATCGGGATGGGTTTGATGCTGGCGTCTGCAAGGAAGATCGTCgaag GTCACCATTACACCCTAACCCACAACAATGAGGACTTGCCAGAGAGCTCCATGGGTATGGACGTCAGTGGGGCCACCCTAGGCATCATCGGTATGGGGAGGATAGGATACAAGGTGGCCAGGAGGGCCCAGGCGTTTGATATGAAGATCCTCTATCATAACAGGAACCGCAG gaaagaggaagagagagcagtgGGAGCGATGTACTGTGCCAACATGGAGGATCTGCTCCAGAAGTCAGActttgtgatggtggtggtgaacCTGTCACCTGCCACCCAGAAACTGATCGGTGCCAAGGAACTAGCCATGATGAAACCTACCAGCACTCTCATCAACATCAGTAGAG GCCTCGTTGTAGACCAAGATGCGTTGGTGGAAGCACTCCAGAAGAAAGTGATCCGAGCCGCTGCACTGGATGTGACTTATCCTGAACCCCTAccaat AGGCCACCCCCTTGCTGCTCTTCCAAACGTCATCATCCTGCCCCACATAGGGACCAACTCCGTTGAGACGACGCAGATAATGGTGGAGAAGATGGTGACCAATGCCCTGGCAGTACTAGGAGGGAACCATCCTCCTGATGAGGTCAAGGTGTAG
- the zgc:136493 gene encoding putative 2-hydroxyacid dehydrogenase SE_1879 isoform X3, with protein sequence MFHLIQRLKTPQLSFGGTRTISQLINMEKPCILATTFGAPGGIYKCFAPVVEKHFTIIPYETFLLDQKNLSEQVKAVFVWGVALKVDRGLMQSLPNLKVVVNGGVGVNHLDIPMINSFGVKVCNTPHVVDNATADIGMGLMLASARKIVEGHHYTLTHNNEDLPESSMGMDVSGATLGIIGMGRIGYKVARRAQAFDMKILYHNRNRRWKEEERAVGAMYCANMEDLLQKSDFVMVVVNLSPATQKLIGAKELAMMKPTSTLINISRGLVVDQDALVEALQKKVIRAAALDVTYPEPLPMLD encoded by the exons ATGTTCCATTTGATACAAAGATTGAAGACTCCACAGCTGTCATTTGGAGGAACGCGCACAATATCCCAACTG ATCAACATGGAGAAGCCCTGCATACTGGCCACTACCTTCGGAGCACCTGGAGGCATCTACAAATGCTTTGCACCTGTTGTCGAGAAACACTTCACCATTATCCCATACGAGACATTCCTGCTAGATCAGAAGAATCTGTCAGAACAGGTCAAAGCAGTGTTTGTATGGGGCGTTGCCCTGAAAGTTGACAGAGGTCTGATGCAGTCTCTGCCTAACCTCAAGGTGGTGGTTAACGGAGGGGTGGGAGTGAACCATCTGGACATACCCATGATCAACAGCTTTGGGGTGAAGGTGTGCAACACCCCTCATGTTGTTGACAACGCCACTGCCGACATCGGGATGGGTTTGATGCTGGCGTCTGCAAGGAAGATCGTCgaag GTCACCATTACACCCTAACCCACAACAATGAGGACTTGCCAGAGAGCTCCATGGGTATGGACGTCAGTGGGGCCACCCTAGGCATCATCGGTATGGGGAGGATAGGATACAAGGTGGCCAGGAGGGCCCAGGCGTTTGATATGAAGATCCTCTATCATAACAGGAACCGCAGGTG gaaagaggaagagagagcagtgGGAGCGATGTACTGTGCCAACATGGAGGATCTGCTCCAGAAGTCAGActttgtgatggtggtggtgaacCTGTCACCTGCCACCCAGAAACTGATCGGTGCCAAGGAACTAGCCATGATGAAACCTACCAGCACTCTCATCAACATCAGTAGAG GCCTCGTTGTAGACCAAGATGCGTTGGTGGAAGCACTCCAGAAGAAAGTGATCCGAGCCGCTGCACTGGATGTGACTTATCCTGAACCCCTAccaatgttagactga
- the pard6ga gene encoding par-6 family cell polarity regulator gamma a, whose translation MMVNFTQSFGPGPAPVSEEQHSCFYVTEESSNYSRRSTGKRLCMKKRNFTHRQQTVDQTEPTDVVVYNPHRTQTEPKLNPSGVLKNKKMNRSLSKSQSSLQYRATVEVKSKYGAEFRRFSLSRSNPGEFQDFYKLILRLHRLTSIDVIIGYADIQGELLPINNDDNFCKAVTTAPTLLRIFIQRQEEVDDNTFCPNATVTRRRKVPAIPLPRGDGNRKRPTVHISRPQDFRPISSIIDTDFLPASQRRVRLYRQGSERPLGFYIRDGTTVRVTPHGLEKVPGIFISRLVPGGLAESTGLLAINDQVLEVNGIEVMGKVLDQVTDMMIANSHNLIITVKPVNQRNNIVRTGSWMSGINSGSVSSLDYQSYHSMPICQSYHSMPICQSYHSMPICVGAYSFTDDELQSDEDLDIVIERRLRNSSRRSSASTSTASRSQAWSQPQQSPRPSPRPSTQRPPRRPYSVISSTSYHSQPSLTNLNLRLNRDLTLQQHYGSSPAIREMNGGVFNHSSLLTLRTELRRSLVLQRGGVEEDGMVITL comes from the exons ATGATGGTTAACTTTACCCAATCCTTCGGCCCCGGTCCCGCACCAGTCAGCGAGGAACAACACAGTTGTTTTTATGTGACAGAAGAAAGCAGTAACTACTCCCGCAGAAGTACGGGAAAACGGCTTTGTATGAAGAAGCGTAACTTTACGCACAGGCAGCAGACAGTGGATCAAACTGAACCCACAGACGTAgtagtctacaacccacacagaACCCAAACTGAACCCAAACTGAACCCCAGTGGGGTTCTGAAGAATAAGAAAATGAATCGGAGTTTAAGTAAATCGCAGTCTTCTTTGCAGTATCGTGCGACAGTGGAAGTGAAAAGCAAA TATGGAGCAGAGTTCAGAAGGTTTTCCCTTAGCCGTTCCAACCCCGGGGAGTTCCAAGATTTCTACAAGCTCATCCTGCGCCTGCACCGTCTAACCAGCATTGATGTCATCATTGGCTATGCAGATATCCAGGGAGAGCTACTCCCCATCAATAACGATGACAACTTCTGCAAGGCCGTGACCACTGCTCCTACCTTACTGCGGATCTTCATACAGAGACAAG AGGAAGTAGACGACAATACCTTCTGCCCCAATGCCACTGTGACCCGCCGGAGGAAGGTGCCAGCGATCCCCCTGCCACGCGGCGACGGGAACCGCAAAAGGCCCACGGTCCACATCAGCAGGCCGCAGGACTTCCGTCCCATCTCGTCCATTATTGACACAGATTTCCTGCCCGCATCTCAGCGCCGGGTGCGCCTTTACCGCCAGGGCTCAGAGAGGCCCCTGGGGTTCTATATCCGCGATGGGACTACTGTGAGGGTGACTCCCCACGGCCTGGAGAAGGTACCTGGGATCTTCATCTCACGGCTGGTCCCTGGAGGCCTGGCTGAGAGCACAGGGCTGCTGGCCATTAACGACCAGGTGCTTGAGGTGAATGGGATTGAGGTGATGGGCAAGGTGTTAGACCAGGTCACAGACATGATGATCGCAAACAGTCACAATCTTATCATCACGGTGAAGCCGGTGAACCAGCGTAATAACATAGTGCGTACCGGCAGCTGGATGTCGGGGATAAACTCAGGCAGTGTCAGCTCTTTAGACTACCAGAGTTACCACAGCATGCCCATCTGCCAGAGTTACCACAGCATGCCCATCTGCCAGAGTTACCACAGCATGCCCATCTGTGTGGGAGCCTACAGCTTCACTGATGACGAGCTGCAGAGCGACGAGGACTTGGACATTGTGATTGAGAGAAGACTCAGAAACTCATCCCGTCGCTCCAgtgcctccacctccacagcgTCCCGTTCCCAGGCTTGGTCCCAGCCCCAGCAGAGTCCTAGGCCTTCTCCTAGGCCATCCACTCAACGCCCTCCCCGTCGACCTTACTCTGTCATCTCCTCAACCTCCTATCACTCACAACCCAGCCTCACTAACCTGAACCTCAGACTGAACCGAGACCTGACCCTGCAGCAGCACTACGGCAGCAGCCCAGCTATCAGGGAGATGAATGGAGGTGTGTTTAACCACAGCAGCCTGCTCACCCTGAGGACAGAGCTACGACGCAGCCTGGTGCTacagaggggaggggtggaggaggacgGAATGGTCATCACCTTGTGA
- the adnp2a gene encoding activity-dependent neuroprotective protein 2a isoform X1, which produces MPSISWYIFHSRVVRAPKLFSTRIGENRLTSTHSVESFLFDCQVVEKMYQLPVEKLDKIRQSRKRVKDILCDIGLDNCKKLLDDLKCFDAGDDCFENTDWEDLTDGYHGKRRKRWPYRREMLCCALCWFSTRSWYTFRGHVQRCHEEEEDISALSSCPNCSFISQPDVTNQHIKLFHGGSAKTTSASCTLTSTTSHTTIHSVSTTDVGDKYSCRGCGFHDSLFYVMRKHVLVNHYGSLLNRYYGHRNEAEQTAGGVKLSTFFCRMCNMPAETSEHLLYHILSSDKHKELQEHIRPFIVEHVNTNLRTSIRNGPQQKLPNLAPRAVQKVVSLVSKNSNQQQPNGSSISKNPSTGTMLLAAPSNTTALVCGPNQRHMFLATQGPGGNGLVLTQRAVTSLQNHAALPTSTLVKAGPIRMMLPNTQQNATKPLPITIRVPQQQQPRQVLLPPGVQINVQNKMGGGSQPFMLTQSGPRGAVMSSQSVRLVPTGNKVNGMPTYTLETVQVAMPVQSAGVTQIVNKGVLVTQNMTTLQQQNKPSTIIVMGNGTVSNQAPSTAVMNLTQGDNGTEKPKELAVQTQFLKKMENNTVKCTRCKTLLSEKGIFQHLLHGLQCLLCPLVFYSIQQVMVHMGKEHKLSDKANCDVLKEKYRLGINPQGGLLFPFFDMSATVPKDLLADKELNVVLVTSTKDRIYLKLRRESIKSAYQNLAKDGCPFCPEKPQNGEDYELHLKTKHHIVPTIHAILKAPAFKCVYCLGVYTDKSTSKTISIHVQRCRCAPKAAKDAERLINPDPNAQTINGGVPAAALDQSRPSRSREATGGATKQQVVHKSKPGAFTFDPTVSLVLDPTGMEMLPFQDRKEFLTRYFHQRPYLSRKEMEALAGRLWFQRTDVASLFGAKRSRCMKALRQKKTKVLMGFNWTELSKLKHDLVVPEIEPEKKAEPGNVDV; this is translated from the exons ATGCCGAGTATTTCATGGTATATTTTTCATAGCCGTGTGGTGCGCGCGCCTAAGCTCTTCTCCACTCGGATTGGTGAAAACAGACTCACGAGCACGCACTCTGTCGAGAGCTTTCTCTTCGACTGCCAGGTCGT GGAAAAGATGTACCAACTACCTGTGGAGAAATTGGACAAAATCAGACAATCAAGGAAGAGAGTCAAAGATATTCTATGTGACATTGGACTTGACAACTGCAAAAAGTTGTTGGAT GATCTTAAATGCTTTGATGCAGGAGACGACTGTTTTGAGAACACAGACTGGGAGGATTTAACGGACGGTTACCATGGCAAAAGGAGAAAAAGG TGGCCATATCGCAGAGAGATGCTCTGCTGTGCCCTGTGCTGGTTCTCTACCCGGTCATGGTACACCTTCAGAGGACACGTCCAGCGCTGTcacgaggaagaggaggacatcaGCGCCCTGTCCTCCTGCCCCAACTGTTCCTTCATCAGCCAGCCTGATGTCACCAATCAACACATCAAGCTGTTCCACGGGGGCTCAGCCAAAACCACCAGTGCCTCATGTACATTAACCTCCACCACGTCCCATACTACCATCCATTCAGTCTCCACCACTGACGTAGGAGACAAATACTCGTGTCGAGGCTGTGGGTTCCACGACTCGCTGTTCTATGTCATGAGAAAACACGTCCTGGTGAACCACTACGGATCGTTGTTGAACCGTTACTATGGTCACCGGAACGAAGCGGAACAGACAGCGGGCGGGGTCAAATTGTCCACGTTCTTCTGCAGGATGTGTAACATGCCGGCGGAGACGTCGGAGCACCTGCTCTACCACATTCTGAGCTCAGACAAACACAAGGAACTGCAGGAGCACATCAGGCCCTTCATCGTCGAACACGTCAACACCAACCTCAGAACTAGCATAAGGAACGGCCCGCAGCAGAAGCTTCCGAACCTGGCTCCCAGGGCTGTCCAAAAAGTAGTCTCTCTGGTCTCCAAGAACAGTAACCAACAACAACCCAACGGAAGCTCCATATCAAAAAACCCTTCCACCGGTACTATGCTTCTGGCTGCTCCAAGTAACACAACGGCCCTTGTGTGTGGTCCAAACCAGAGGCACATGTTCCTCGCCACACAGGGCCCAGGAGGAAACGGCTTAGTACTCACTCAGCGGGCAGTTACTTCTCTTCAGAACCATGCTGCCTTGCCCACCTCCACACTCGTCAAAGCTGGTCCCATCAGAATGATGCTGCCCAACACCCAGCAGAATGCCACCAAACCGTTACCAATAACAATTAGAGTTCCCCAACAACAACAGCCCCGACAGGTCCTACTTCCACCTGGTGTCCAAATCAATGTCCAAAACAAGATGGGTGGTGGTTCCCAGCCCTTTATGTTGACCCAGTCTGGTCCCAGAGGAGCAGTcatgtcctcccagtctgtccgtCTGGTCCCTACTGGCAACAAGGTCAACGGCATGCCAACctacacactggaaactgttcAGGTTGCCATGCCAGTCCAGTCTGCTGGCGTCACCCAAATTGTCAATAAAGGTGTGCTTGTGACGCAGAACATGACCACTCTACAACAGCAGAACAAGCCGTCGACTATTATCGTCATGGGAAACGGTACGGTGTCCAATCAAGCGCCTAGCACGGCCGTGATGAACCTGACACAAGGTGACAACGGCACTGAGAAACCCAAAGAGTTGGCTGTGCAGACACAATTTCTGAAGAAGATGGAGAATAACACGGTGAAATGCACAAGGTGTAAAACGTTATTGTCGGAGAAGGGTATTTTTCAGCATTTGTTGCATGGTCTGCAGTGTTTACTCTGCCCATTGGTGTTCTATTCCATCCAGCAAGTCATGGTACACATGGGTAAGGAACACAAGCTCTCAGACAAAGCCAACTGTGACGTCCTCAAAGAGAAATATCGTCTGGGAATCAATCCCCAGGGGGGCCTTTTGTTTCCCTTTTTTGACATGAGCGCAACTGTCCCTAAAGACCTGCTTGCAGACAAGGAGCTAAATGTGGTTCTGGTCACATCGACTAAAGACCGGATCTATCTGAAGCTGAGACGAGAGTCCATCAAGTCAGCATATCAAAACCTAGCAAAAGACGGTTGTCCCTTCTGTCCAGAGAAGCCTCAGAACGGGGAGGATTACGAACTCCATCTGAAGACAAAGCATCACATTGTACCCACCATACATGCCATACTGAAGGCCCCAGCCTTCAAGTGTGTATACTGCCTGGGGGTGTACACAGACAAGTCCACTTCCAAAACCATCTCCATACACGTCCAGCGCTGCAGGTGTGCCCCCAAGGCAGCCAAGGATGCAGAGAGATTGATCAACCCTGATCCAAATGCCCAGACAATCAACGGTGGCGTGCCGGCCGCTGCCCTGGATCAGAGCAGACCGAGTAGGTCTAGGGAAGCGACAGGGGGGGCCACCAAGCAGCAGGTGGTGCACAAATCCAAACCTGGTGCTTTTACATTTGACCCCACTGTGTCCCTGGTGCTGGATCCCACAGGAATGGAGATGCTTCCCTTCCAGGATAGAAAGGAGTTCCTCACCAGATACTTCCACCAGAGGCCCTACCTGTCTAGGAAAGAGATGGAGGCCCTGGCGGGCCGTCTGTGGTTCCAGAGGACTGATGTGGCGTCTCTGTTCGGGGCGAAGCGCAGCCGGTGTATGAAAGCACTCCGACAGAAGAAGACTAAAGTTCTGATGGGGTTTAACTGGACTGAGCTGAGCAAGCTGAAGCACGACCTTGTTGTTCCAGAGATTGAACCTGAAAAGAAGGCTGAGCCAGGGAACGTAGATGTCTAA
- the adnp2a gene encoding activity-dependent neuroprotective protein 2a isoform X2, giving the protein MYQLPVEKLDKIRQSRKRVKDILCDIGLDNCKKLLDDLKCFDAGDDCFENTDWEDLTDGYHGKRRKRWPYRREMLCCALCWFSTRSWYTFRGHVQRCHEEEEDISALSSCPNCSFISQPDVTNQHIKLFHGGSAKTTSASCTLTSTTSHTTIHSVSTTDVGDKYSCRGCGFHDSLFYVMRKHVLVNHYGSLLNRYYGHRNEAEQTAGGVKLSTFFCRMCNMPAETSEHLLYHILSSDKHKELQEHIRPFIVEHVNTNLRTSIRNGPQQKLPNLAPRAVQKVVSLVSKNSNQQQPNGSSISKNPSTGTMLLAAPSNTTALVCGPNQRHMFLATQGPGGNGLVLTQRAVTSLQNHAALPTSTLVKAGPIRMMLPNTQQNATKPLPITIRVPQQQQPRQVLLPPGVQINVQNKMGGGSQPFMLTQSGPRGAVMSSQSVRLVPTGNKVNGMPTYTLETVQVAMPVQSAGVTQIVNKGVLVTQNMTTLQQQNKPSTIIVMGNGTVSNQAPSTAVMNLTQGDNGTEKPKELAVQTQFLKKMENNTVKCTRCKTLLSEKGIFQHLLHGLQCLLCPLVFYSIQQVMVHMGKEHKLSDKANCDVLKEKYRLGINPQGGLLFPFFDMSATVPKDLLADKELNVVLVTSTKDRIYLKLRRESIKSAYQNLAKDGCPFCPEKPQNGEDYELHLKTKHHIVPTIHAILKAPAFKCVYCLGVYTDKSTSKTISIHVQRCRCAPKAAKDAERLINPDPNAQTINGGVPAAALDQSRPSRSREATGGATKQQVVHKSKPGAFTFDPTVSLVLDPTGMEMLPFQDRKEFLTRYFHQRPYLSRKEMEALAGRLWFQRTDVASLFGAKRSRCMKALRQKKTKVLMGFNWTELSKLKHDLVVPEIEPEKKAEPGNVDV; this is encoded by the exons ATGTACCAACTACCTGTGGAGAAATTGGACAAAATCAGACAATCAAGGAAGAGAGTCAAAGATATTCTATGTGACATTGGACTTGACAACTGCAAAAAGTTGTTGGAT GATCTTAAATGCTTTGATGCAGGAGACGACTGTTTTGAGAACACAGACTGGGAGGATTTAACGGACGGTTACCATGGCAAAAGGAGAAAAAGG TGGCCATATCGCAGAGAGATGCTCTGCTGTGCCCTGTGCTGGTTCTCTACCCGGTCATGGTACACCTTCAGAGGACACGTCCAGCGCTGTcacgaggaagaggaggacatcaGCGCCCTGTCCTCCTGCCCCAACTGTTCCTTCATCAGCCAGCCTGATGTCACCAATCAACACATCAAGCTGTTCCACGGGGGCTCAGCCAAAACCACCAGTGCCTCATGTACATTAACCTCCACCACGTCCCATACTACCATCCATTCAGTCTCCACCACTGACGTAGGAGACAAATACTCGTGTCGAGGCTGTGGGTTCCACGACTCGCTGTTCTATGTCATGAGAAAACACGTCCTGGTGAACCACTACGGATCGTTGTTGAACCGTTACTATGGTCACCGGAACGAAGCGGAACAGACAGCGGGCGGGGTCAAATTGTCCACGTTCTTCTGCAGGATGTGTAACATGCCGGCGGAGACGTCGGAGCACCTGCTCTACCACATTCTGAGCTCAGACAAACACAAGGAACTGCAGGAGCACATCAGGCCCTTCATCGTCGAACACGTCAACACCAACCTCAGAACTAGCATAAGGAACGGCCCGCAGCAGAAGCTTCCGAACCTGGCTCCCAGGGCTGTCCAAAAAGTAGTCTCTCTGGTCTCCAAGAACAGTAACCAACAACAACCCAACGGAAGCTCCATATCAAAAAACCCTTCCACCGGTACTATGCTTCTGGCTGCTCCAAGTAACACAACGGCCCTTGTGTGTGGTCCAAACCAGAGGCACATGTTCCTCGCCACACAGGGCCCAGGAGGAAACGGCTTAGTACTCACTCAGCGGGCAGTTACTTCTCTTCAGAACCATGCTGCCTTGCCCACCTCCACACTCGTCAAAGCTGGTCCCATCAGAATGATGCTGCCCAACACCCAGCAGAATGCCACCAAACCGTTACCAATAACAATTAGAGTTCCCCAACAACAACAGCCCCGACAGGTCCTACTTCCACCTGGTGTCCAAATCAATGTCCAAAACAAGATGGGTGGTGGTTCCCAGCCCTTTATGTTGACCCAGTCTGGTCCCAGAGGAGCAGTcatgtcctcccagtctgtccgtCTGGTCCCTACTGGCAACAAGGTCAACGGCATGCCAACctacacactggaaactgttcAGGTTGCCATGCCAGTCCAGTCTGCTGGCGTCACCCAAATTGTCAATAAAGGTGTGCTTGTGACGCAGAACATGACCACTCTACAACAGCAGAACAAGCCGTCGACTATTATCGTCATGGGAAACGGTACGGTGTCCAATCAAGCGCCTAGCACGGCCGTGATGAACCTGACACAAGGTGACAACGGCACTGAGAAACCCAAAGAGTTGGCTGTGCAGACACAATTTCTGAAGAAGATGGAGAATAACACGGTGAAATGCACAAGGTGTAAAACGTTATTGTCGGAGAAGGGTATTTTTCAGCATTTGTTGCATGGTCTGCAGTGTTTACTCTGCCCATTGGTGTTCTATTCCATCCAGCAAGTCATGGTACACATGGGTAAGGAACACAAGCTCTCAGACAAAGCCAACTGTGACGTCCTCAAAGAGAAATATCGTCTGGGAATCAATCCCCAGGGGGGCCTTTTGTTTCCCTTTTTTGACATGAGCGCAACTGTCCCTAAAGACCTGCTTGCAGACAAGGAGCTAAATGTGGTTCTGGTCACATCGACTAAAGACCGGATCTATCTGAAGCTGAGACGAGAGTCCATCAAGTCAGCATATCAAAACCTAGCAAAAGACGGTTGTCCCTTCTGTCCAGAGAAGCCTCAGAACGGGGAGGATTACGAACTCCATCTGAAGACAAAGCATCACATTGTACCCACCATACATGCCATACTGAAGGCCCCAGCCTTCAAGTGTGTATACTGCCTGGGGGTGTACACAGACAAGTCCACTTCCAAAACCATCTCCATACACGTCCAGCGCTGCAGGTGTGCCCCCAAGGCAGCCAAGGATGCAGAGAGATTGATCAACCCTGATCCAAATGCCCAGACAATCAACGGTGGCGTGCCGGCCGCTGCCCTGGATCAGAGCAGACCGAGTAGGTCTAGGGAAGCGACAGGGGGGGCCACCAAGCAGCAGGTGGTGCACAAATCCAAACCTGGTGCTTTTACATTTGACCCCACTGTGTCCCTGGTGCTGGATCCCACAGGAATGGAGATGCTTCCCTTCCAGGATAGAAAGGAGTTCCTCACCAGATACTTCCACCAGAGGCCCTACCTGTCTAGGAAAGAGATGGAGGCCCTGGCGGGCCGTCTGTGGTTCCAGAGGACTGATGTGGCGTCTCTGTTCGGGGCGAAGCGCAGCCGGTGTATGAAAGCACTCCGACAGAAGAAGACTAAAGTTCTGATGGGGTTTAACTGGACTGAGCTGAGCAAGCTGAAGCACGACCTTGTTGTTCCAGAGATTGAACCTGAAAAGAAGGCTGAGCCAGGGAACGTAGATGTCTAA